The Amycolatopsis mongoliensis genome includes a window with the following:
- a CDS encoding lipase family protein: MKSVPLRRVLSALLGVSLAALGVVAASPPAGAVAAPVLPGPFDDSFYTPPSPLPAGKPGDVLRWRPSVPLLNVANADAWQVMYLSTNAQGRPDAVTGTVLVPKGTDPAQAPIVGYAVGTQGPAFKCTASKAMERGTLYDQPAINDSLSSGYAVAVTDYEGYSPTTVPTYITGQSMGPAVIDSVRAAQNLPAARLAKSAKVIFQGYSQGGGGSMWAGEKQPAYAPELDVVGVVAGGVPADLAEVAKGLDGYIGFGFLAFAAVGLDAAYPDLKLDSFLNDTGRQQLGDAKKNACVAELLLNYSFKKISDYTTTNPLNTPQWQARLAQNKLGANPPRVPVFQYHASTDEIVNTPQAETLHRAYCAAGVREQWQTYVSDHATGILAGNADAHQWIVKRFSGAQAPSNC; encoded by the coding sequence GTGAAGTCTGTCCCTTTGCGACGCGTGCTGTCCGCGCTCCTGGGCGTTTCCCTGGCGGCGCTCGGAGTCGTGGCCGCGAGCCCACCCGCCGGCGCGGTGGCGGCGCCGGTCCTGCCCGGCCCGTTCGACGACTCGTTCTACACCCCGCCGTCGCCGCTGCCGGCCGGGAAGCCCGGTGACGTCCTGCGCTGGCGCCCGTCGGTGCCGCTGCTGAACGTCGCCAACGCCGACGCCTGGCAGGTCATGTACCTCTCGACCAACGCCCAGGGCCGGCCGGACGCGGTCACCGGGACCGTCCTGGTGCCGAAGGGCACGGACCCGGCGCAGGCGCCGATCGTCGGCTACGCCGTCGGCACGCAGGGGCCGGCGTTCAAGTGCACGGCGTCCAAGGCGATGGAGCGGGGCACGCTCTACGACCAGCCCGCCATCAACGACTCGCTCTCCAGCGGGTACGCCGTCGCCGTGACCGACTACGAGGGCTACTCGCCGACGACCGTGCCGACCTACATCACCGGGCAGTCCATGGGCCCCGCCGTGATCGACTCGGTGCGGGCGGCGCAGAACCTGCCGGCCGCGCGGCTGGCCAAGTCGGCGAAAGTGATCTTCCAGGGGTACTCGCAGGGCGGCGGCGGATCGATGTGGGCGGGGGAGAAGCAGCCTGCTTATGCGCCGGAACTCGACGTGGTGGGCGTCGTCGCGGGCGGCGTGCCGGCCGATCTGGCCGAGGTCGCCAAGGGACTCGACGGGTACATCGGGTTCGGGTTCCTCGCGTTCGCCGCCGTCGGGCTCGATGCCGCGTACCCGGACCTGAAGCTCGATTCGTTCCTCAACGACACCGGCCGTCAGCAATTGGGCGATGCCAAGAAGAACGCTTGTGTCGCGGAACTGCTGCTGAACTACTCGTTCAAGAAGATCAGCGACTACACGACGACCAACCCGCTGAACACGCCGCAGTGGCAGGCCCGGCTGGCGCAGAACAAGCTGGGCGCGAACCCGCCGCGGGTGCCGGTGTTCCAGTACCACGCGAGCACCGACGAGATCGTCAACACGCCGCAGGCCGAGACCTTGCACCGGGCCTACTGCGCGGCCGGGGTGCGGGAGCAGTGGCAGACCTACGTTTCCGACCACGCAACGGGGATTCTGGCCGGGAATGCCGACGCCCACCAGTGGATCGTGAAACGGTTCAGCGGGGCGCAGGCACCGTCGAACTGCTGA
- a CDS encoding alpha/beta hydrolase: MRATLLLLAVVVLVASGVTAAQASPAVADDGAKVVEETWLDARTVDLKISSPALGTTGMVRLIVPSGWAAQPTRTWPVLFLLHGCCEPVDYKSWDQFTDVKAFTATKDALVVMPTDGPAGMYTKWWNFGLSSTPDWDTFHTAEVRQIVERGYRGGTRRAVAGLSIGGYGALAYAFQHKGMFAAAASYSGVPNTLYPGIPVWIIGILARAGIFNYLNLWGDSFGMQPIWSAHNPYDHVQDLRGTALYISCGNGQTGPLDPPGQSDVLEPSALLSSQSFTDKLRQAGIPATVDYYGPGTHSWPYWQRALHNSWPVLAGALGLPA, encoded by the coding sequence ATGAGAGCCACCCTGCTGCTGCTGGCCGTCGTCGTCCTCGTCGCCAGCGGCGTCACGGCCGCCCAGGCGAGCCCGGCCGTGGCCGACGACGGCGCGAAGGTCGTCGAGGAGACCTGGCTCGACGCCCGGACCGTCGACCTGAAGATCAGCTCGCCCGCCCTCGGCACCACCGGGATGGTCCGGCTGATCGTGCCGTCCGGGTGGGCCGCGCAGCCCACCCGCACGTGGCCGGTGCTGTTCCTGCTGCACGGCTGCTGCGAGCCCGTCGACTACAAGTCGTGGGACCAGTTCACCGACGTGAAGGCGTTCACTGCCACCAAGGACGCGCTCGTCGTGATGCCGACGGACGGTCCGGCCGGGATGTACACGAAGTGGTGGAACTTCGGCCTGTCGAGCACCCCGGACTGGGACACGTTCCACACGGCCGAAGTGCGCCAGATCGTCGAACGCGGGTACCGCGGCGGCACGCGCCGGGCGGTCGCCGGGCTGTCGATCGGCGGGTACGGCGCGCTCGCGTACGCCTTCCAGCACAAGGGGATGTTCGCCGCGGCGGCGTCCTACAGCGGGGTGCCGAACACGCTCTACCCGGGCATCCCGGTGTGGATCATCGGCATCCTGGCCCGCGCCGGGATCTTCAACTACCTGAACCTCTGGGGCGACTCCTTCGGGATGCAGCCGATCTGGTCCGCGCACAACCCCTACGACCACGTCCAGGACCTGCGCGGCACGGCGCTCTACATCTCCTGCGGCAACGGGCAGACCGGGCCGCTCGACCCGCCGGGGCAGAGCGACGTGCTGGAACCGTCGGCGCTGCTGTCGTCGCAGAGCTTCACCGACAAGCTGCGGCAGGCGGGCATCCCGGCGACCGTCGACTACTACGGGCCGGGCACGCACAGCTGGCCGTACTGGCAGCGGGCCCTGCACAACTCGTGGCCGGTCCTGGCCGGCGCGCTCGGCCTCCCCGCCTGA
- a CDS encoding type I polyketide synthase, whose amino-acid sequence MTTTDAVRAWLLARLGPVDPDRPLQETGLSSRDATALAADLGQFVGRPLDVTLVWRYPTITALAEHLSTGQSRAVPLPERPAGEPIAVVGLGCRLPGGIDSPEAFWRFLDSGGDGIGDVPEGRWETFAPASDLAGLPSRGGFLDDVAGFDAEFFGITPREAEAMDPQQRILLEVAWAALEHAGIPLSGLRGSRTGVFVGLSATEYGSLTMTDVAGVDVWSGTGAAASIAANRLSYLLDLRGPSLTLDTACSSSLVAVHQAMQSLRRGESEIALAAGVNVLLSPGITAGFHRAGVLAADGHCKPFDAGADGIARGEGCGVVVLKPLRAARRAGDRVLAVLRGSAVNSDGRSNGMTAPNPSAQADLLREACAEAGIDPSSVDYVEAHGTGTPLGDPLEAGALRTVLGREAERPLLLGSVKSNLGHLEGAAGIAGLLKVVLAMTHRRVPPSLHFREPNPHIDFTGLRVVTESTDWPRYSGTARAGVSAFGFGGTNAHVVVEEWPAATFPVRVTEAPGPEVFALSARSAEVLRARAGGLADWVERSDVLLGAVASTLAHGREHLPVRGAIVGESRDEVVAGLRALAAGSAVAGAEAGSRSPGLPQLVVSEKQCSDPVSHSRPSAAPPGVVFVFSGYGSQWAGMGRRFLRSEPAFCAEVEALDRAFLAEAGCSLRDLLEREPDDLATTQLALFGMQLALAGLWRAHGVTPAAVLGHSMGEVAAAVVAGALEVADGLRVMTTRARLLAELDRSGDGAMAVVELSPAELAKFPEVTVAVYASPTQCTVSGAADQVDALVEHAESLGRLARRLPVGGAGHSAAVDAVLDRFRREIGPIRPRKPEIPCYTTVLDDPEETPAFDVEYWAANLRRPVRFSQALAAAAKDGPTAFVEVSPHPVALAAIEQTTGEQGLPSASRWSDERTAFLTSLARLHVGGRPGTLAARPRTALVDLPGPVWRHERFWPKRRTQAHGLHPLLGVHIEHPDGHLWRAGVGVAALPWLSDHTVQGTPVFPATGFLELALAAGRTGRIRDLELREVLPLDEHTEVTTSLAGTEFGVHAKSAQGEWVRHATARIETGGAPSAPFGEVTGEPLDLYRVLSELGQDYGPAFRGLRRVVATEGRASASIALPAADHPAYLLHPALADACLHALAAAVGDADALYLPLTIGEVVLAGEPRHGVRVDAVLTSKDPSGDGLLGSVQLVGADDVVLVEFRDVYCRRFRDAALDRLLFEAAWQPADLPAGPERTGDWIVLSEVDDDLVTARLGDRAALANQLRDSAATAVVVLLGGEATPDPARAARLTGTLSAVVAELAELATPPRVWLVTAGAQSVEPGERGDPDLAALRGLVRVLAFEHPELRVSAVDFDAGPDPARLWAGQLRDEVRADGPDDEVAWREGVRHVRRLVRPEPADAVREPVRDGAYVVTGGLGGLGLVAAKWLADRGATRVVLNGRRAAPAPGLGIDVRVVAGDIAAPGTAEALVAAAVDDGVPLRGVLHAAGVLADGAAISLDTDALDAVWRPKALGAWRLHEATAGHELDWWLVYSSAAALFGSPGQAAYATANAWADALVAWRRAQGLPAATIGWGAWGEVGAAAGSRNPVLEPLGTGEALSALDTVLARDRAATGVARVNAATVLELFPRLADRPFFGLFAPRTGPSTWDGLDALRTGPPEAARAAIADHLAGLVAGLLGYTDVERDVPLTRLGLDSLSAMRARGAVERDFGLPLPIPLLLRGASLAELAGHLAEQAGFGPAKAEPVTAGPRDPAERWVARHWRAELGGPEPGVHDDFFAVGGDPERARRLRAVFAEQLGAVPAVERLFATPTVAAMADLLRAELEGHGGGPVRLLRDGVGEPVFLFHPAGGPTSVYRELARLLPEGNPVYGFERIDDEDTVEAKAACYVELIREIQPQGPYRLGGWSFGGCLAYETARRLDGPVELVFLIDTILPLPAPGKPADLVLDRFERFAEHVSRTYGVPFEVPREALAELDEDAQIRWVLDRLTEQVPDLGAGVLRHQYESYVDARVAERYAPERYGGRVLLLRAQDPHPLTTALDPRYLRTDDSLGWDEYCSDLEVARVPGDHVSMIDPPHVAVLAAELAARLGVGVR is encoded by the coding sequence ATGACCACGACCGACGCGGTCCGCGCGTGGCTGCTCGCTCGGCTCGGTCCGGTGGACCCCGACCGGCCGCTGCAGGAGACCGGACTGTCCTCACGGGACGCGACGGCCCTCGCGGCCGACCTCGGGCAGTTCGTCGGCCGTCCCCTGGACGTGACCCTCGTCTGGCGGTACCCGACGATCACCGCCTTGGCCGAACACCTGTCCACCGGGCAGTCCCGGGCGGTTCCGCTGCCGGAGCGCCCGGCCGGGGAGCCGATTGCGGTCGTCGGCCTGGGCTGCCGGCTGCCCGGCGGGATCGACTCCCCGGAGGCGTTCTGGCGCTTCCTCGACTCCGGGGGCGACGGTATCGGCGACGTCCCCGAAGGGCGCTGGGAGACGTTCGCGCCGGCGTCGGACCTCGCCGGTTTGCCTTCGCGGGGCGGGTTCCTCGACGACGTCGCCGGGTTCGACGCGGAGTTCTTCGGCATCACTCCCCGCGAGGCCGAAGCGATGGACCCGCAGCAGCGGATCCTCCTGGAGGTCGCCTGGGCGGCGCTGGAGCACGCCGGCATCCCGCTGTCCGGCCTGCGCGGCAGCCGGACCGGCGTGTTCGTCGGGCTGTCGGCCACCGAATACGGCTCCTTGACGATGACCGACGTCGCGGGCGTCGACGTCTGGTCGGGCACGGGTGCCGCGGCGAGCATCGCCGCCAACCGGCTGTCGTACCTGCTCGACCTGCGCGGGCCGAGCCTGACGCTCGACACGGCGTGTTCGTCGTCGCTGGTCGCGGTGCACCAGGCGATGCAGAGCCTGCGCCGCGGGGAGAGCGAGATCGCGCTGGCCGCCGGGGTGAACGTGCTGTTGTCCCCCGGCATCACCGCGGGCTTCCACCGCGCCGGGGTACTGGCCGCGGACGGGCACTGCAAGCCGTTCGACGCGGGCGCCGACGGCATCGCGCGCGGCGAGGGCTGCGGGGTCGTCGTGCTGAAGCCGTTGCGGGCGGCCCGCCGGGCGGGGGACCGGGTGCTGGCGGTGCTGCGCGGCAGCGCGGTGAACTCCGACGGCCGGTCCAACGGCATGACGGCGCCCAACCCTTCGGCGCAGGCGGACCTGCTGCGTGAGGCTTGTGCGGAAGCCGGGATCGATCCGTCCTCAGTGGACTACGTCGAAGCGCACGGGACCGGTACCCCGCTCGGAGACCCGCTGGAGGCCGGTGCGCTGCGGACGGTGCTCGGACGCGAGGCCGAGCGTCCGCTGCTGCTGGGATCGGTGAAGAGCAACCTGGGCCACCTCGAAGGGGCGGCCGGCATCGCGGGGCTGCTGAAGGTCGTGCTGGCGATGACGCACCGCCGCGTGCCGCCGAGCCTGCACTTCCGGGAGCCGAACCCGCACATCGACTTCACCGGGCTGCGGGTGGTGACGGAAAGCACGGACTGGCCGCGCTATTCGGGCACGGCGCGGGCCGGGGTGTCGGCGTTCGGCTTCGGCGGGACGAACGCGCACGTGGTGGTCGAGGAGTGGCCGGCGGCGACGTTCCCGGTGCGGGTGACCGAGGCTCCAGGGCCGGAGGTGTTCGCGCTTTCGGCCCGGTCGGCGGAGGTGCTGCGGGCGCGGGCGGGCGGGCTGGCGGACTGGGTCGAGCGGTCGGACGTGCTGCTGGGGGCGGTGGCGTCGACGCTGGCTCACGGGCGCGAGCACCTGCCGGTCCGCGGCGCGATCGTGGGGGAGAGCCGCGACGAAGTGGTGGCGGGGCTGCGGGCGCTGGCCGCGGGAAGTGCCGTGGCCGGCGCGGAGGCCGGGAGCAGGTCCCCCGGCCTGCCGCAGCTTGTCGTGAGTGAGAAACAGTGTTCTGACCCGGTTTCTCACTCACGACCGTCCGCGGCGCCCCCGGGCGTGGTCTTCGTCTTCTCCGGCTACGGTTCCCAGTGGGCCGGTATGGGCCGCCGGTTCCTGCGCTCCGAACCCGCCTTCTGTGCCGAGGTCGAAGCGCTCGATCGCGCCTTCCTCGCCGAAGCCGGCTGCTCGCTCCGGGACCTGCTCGAGCGCGAACCCGACGACCTCGCCACCACCCAGCTCGCCCTCTTCGGCATGCAGCTCGCCCTGGCCGGGCTCTGGCGCGCCCACGGCGTCACCCCCGCGGCCGTCCTGGGGCATTCCATGGGCGAGGTCGCCGCGGCCGTCGTCGCCGGGGCGCTCGAGGTCGCCGACGGCCTGCGCGTCATGACCACCCGGGCCCGGCTGCTCGCCGAACTCGACCGGAGCGGGGACGGCGCCATGGCCGTCGTCGAACTCTCACCCGCCGAACTGGCGAAGTTCCCCGAGGTCACCGTCGCCGTCTACGCCTCGCCCACCCAGTGCACGGTCAGCGGCGCCGCGGACCAGGTCGACGCCCTCGTCGAGCACGCCGAAAGCCTGGGCAGGCTCGCCCGGCGGCTCCCGGTCGGCGGGGCCGGGCACTCAGCCGCCGTCGACGCCGTGCTCGACCGGTTCCGCCGCGAGATCGGCCCGATTCGGCCCAGGAAGCCGGAAATCCCCTGCTACACCACCGTTCTCGACGATCCTGAAGAGACACCCGCCTTCGACGTCGAGTACTGGGCGGCGAACCTGCGCCGTCCGGTGCGGTTCAGCCAAGCCCTCGCCGCCGCCGCGAAAGACGGGCCCACCGCGTTCGTCGAAGTGTCCCCGCACCCGGTGGCCCTCGCCGCCATCGAACAGACCACCGGCGAACAGGGCCTGCCGTCGGCGAGCCGGTGGAGCGACGAACGGACGGCCTTCCTCACCAGCCTCGCCCGGCTGCACGTCGGCGGCCGTCCCGGCACACTGGCCGCCCGTCCCCGGACGGCGCTGGTCGACCTGCCGGGCCCCGTCTGGCGGCACGAACGGTTCTGGCCGAAGCGGCGCACCCAGGCCCATGGGCTCCACCCGCTGCTGGGCGTCCACATCGAGCACCCGGACGGCCACCTGTGGCGGGCCGGCGTCGGCGTGGCGGCCCTGCCGTGGCTGTCCGACCACACCGTGCAGGGGACGCCGGTGTTCCCCGCCACCGGCTTCCTCGAACTGGCGCTCGCCGCCGGGCGCACCGGGCGGATCCGCGACCTCGAGCTGCGGGAAGTCCTCCCGCTCGACGAGCACACCGAGGTCACGACCAGTCTTGCCGGCACCGAGTTCGGCGTCCACGCGAAGTCCGCACAGGGCGAATGGGTCCGCCACGCCACGGCCCGGATCGAGACCGGCGGCGCGCCGTCGGCACCGTTCGGCGAGGTCACCGGCGAGCCCCTCGATCTGTACCGCGTCCTGTCCGAGCTGGGCCAGGACTACGGCCCGGCCTTCCGGGGCCTGCGGCGGGTGGTCGCCACCGAGGGCCGTGCCTCGGCGTCGATCGCGCTGCCCGCCGCCGATCACCCCGCCTACCTGCTGCACCCCGCCCTCGCCGACGCCTGCCTGCACGCGCTCGCCGCGGCCGTCGGGGACGCGGACGCCCTCTACTTGCCGCTCACGATCGGCGAGGTGGTGCTCGCCGGCGAACCGCGGCACGGCGTACGCGTGGACGCCGTCCTCACCTCGAAAGACCCCTCCGGCGACGGCCTGCTCGGCAGTGTCCAGCTCGTCGGCGCCGACGACGTCGTCCTGGTCGAGTTCCGCGACGTCTACTGCCGCCGCTTCCGCGACGCGGCCCTGGACCGGCTGCTGTTCGAGGCGGCCTGGCAGCCCGCCGATCTGCCCGCCGGGCCGGAGCGGACCGGCGACTGGATCGTACTGTCCGAAGTGGACGACGACCTCGTCACCGCCCGCCTCGGCGACCGTGCCGCACTGGCGAACCAGCTGCGCGACAGCGCCGCGACCGCCGTCGTGGTCCTGCTCGGCGGGGAAGCCACGCCGGACCCCGCGCGGGCCGCGCGGCTGACCGGGACCCTGTCCGCCGTCGTCGCCGAGCTGGCCGAACTGGCGACGCCGCCGAGGGTGTGGCTGGTCACGGCCGGGGCGCAGAGCGTCGAACCCGGCGAGCGCGGTGACCCCGATCTGGCCGCGCTGCGCGGGCTCGTCCGCGTGCTCGCCTTCGAACACCCCGAGCTCCGGGTGAGCGCGGTCGACTTCGACGCCGGCCCGGACCCGGCGCGGCTGTGGGCCGGCCAGCTACGCGACGAGGTCCGCGCGGACGGCCCGGACGACGAGGTCGCCTGGCGCGAGGGCGTCCGGCACGTGCGACGGCTGGTCCGCCCCGAGCCGGCCGACGCGGTGCGCGAGCCGGTCCGCGACGGCGCCTACGTCGTCACCGGCGGGCTCGGCGGCCTCGGCCTGGTCGCGGCGAAGTGGCTGGCCGATCGCGGCGCGACACGGGTGGTGCTGAACGGCCGGCGCGCGGCCCCCGCCCCGGGCCTGGGGATCGACGTCCGGGTGGTGGCCGGCGACATCGCCGCGCCCGGCACGGCGGAAGCGCTGGTCGCGGCCGCCGTCGACGACGGCGTGCCGCTGCGCGGGGTGCTGCACGCCGCCGGGGTGCTGGCCGACGGCGCCGCGATCAGCCTGGACACGGACGCGCTCGACGCCGTCTGGCGACCGAAGGCGCTGGGTGCCTGGCGGCTGCACGAGGCGACTGCCGGGCACGAACTCGACTGGTGGCTCGTCTATTCCTCGGCGGCCGCGCTGTTCGGCTCGCCCGGCCAGGCCGCGTACGCCACGGCGAACGCGTGGGCCGACGCCCTGGTCGCGTGGCGCCGGGCCCAGGGCCTCCCGGCGGCGACGATCGGGTGGGGCGCCTGGGGCGAGGTCGGCGCCGCGGCCGGGTCGCGCAACCCGGTGCTCGAACCGCTCGGCACCGGGGAAGCGCTGTCGGCGCTGGACACCGTCCTCGCGCGCGACCGCGCGGCGACCGGCGTGGCCCGCGTCAACGCCGCGACGGTGCTGGAGCTGTTCCCGCGGCTGGCCGACCGGCCGTTCTTCGGGTTGTTCGCGCCGCGCACCGGACCGTCTACTTGGGACGGACTGGACGCCCTGCGGACCGGCCCGCCGGAAGCCGCGCGCGCAGCGATCGCCGACCACCTCGCCGGGCTCGTCGCGGGCTTGCTGGGTTACACCGACGTCGAACGGGACGTGCCGCTCACCCGGCTCGGCCTCGACTCGCTGTCGGCGATGCGCGCGCGGGGCGCGGTGGAACGCGACTTCGGGCTGCCGCTGCCGATCCCGCTGCTCCTGCGCGGTGCCAGCCTGGCGGAGCTCGCCGGCCACCTCGCCGAGCAGGCCGGCTTCGGACCGGCGAAGGCCGAGCCGGTCACCGCCGGGCCGCGCGACCCCGCCGAGCGGTGGGTCGCCCGCCACTGGCGGGCCGAGCTGGGCGGCCCGGAACCCGGTGTGCACGACGACTTCTTCGCCGTGGGCGGCGATCCCGAGCGCGCGCGGCGGCTGCGGGCGGTGTTCGCGGAGCAGCTGGGCGCCGTGCCCGCCGTGGAGCGGCTGTTCGCCACGCCGACGGTCGCGGCGATGGCGGACCTGCTGCGCGCGGAGCTCGAAGGCCACGGCGGCGGCCCGGTGCGGTTGTTGCGCGACGGCGTCGGTGAGCCGGTGTTCCTGTTCCACCCGGCCGGCGGCCCGACGAGCGTGTACCGCGAGCTCGCCCGGCTGCTCCCGGAGGGGAACCCGGTGTACGGGTTCGAGCGGATCGACGACGAAGACACGGTCGAGGCCAAGGCCGCGTGCTACGTCGAGCTGATCCGGGAGATCCAGCCGCAGGGCCCGTACCGGCTGGGCGGCTGGTCGTTCGGCGGCTGCCTGGCGTACGAGACGGCGCGGCGGCTGGACGGGCCGGTCGAGCTCGTGTTCCTGATCGACACGATCCTGCCGCTGCCCGCGCCCGGGAAGCCGGCCGACCTGGTGCTGGACCGCTTCGAACGGTTCGCCGAGCACGTCTCGCGGACCTACGGCGTGCCGTTCGAGGTCCCGCGCGAGGCCCTGGCCGAGCTCGACGAGGACGCCCAGATCCGCTGGGTCCTGGACCGGCTGACCGAGCAGGTCCCCGACCTGGGTGCGGGCGTCCTGCGCCACCAGTACGAGTCCTATGTGGACGCCCGGGTGGCCGAGCGGTACGCGCCGGAGCGGTACGGCGGGCGGGTGCTGCTGCTGCGGGCGCAGGACCCGCACCCGCTGACGACGGCGCTCGACCCGCGCTACCTGCGCACGGACGACAGCTTGGGCTGGGACGAGTACTGCTCCGACCTCGAAGTGGCCCGCGTCCCGGGTGACCACGTGTCGATGATCGACCCGCCGCACGTGGCCGTGCTGGCGGCGGAACTGGCGGCGCGGCTCGGAGTGGGGGTGCGGTGA
- a CDS encoding cutinase family protein, with product MTRVSRSRLLSAAVTVGLAAAGLAVATAPAASAAPCTDIDVPVARGTFEPGTLGLIVGDPVYQAVQNSLRPRSLSSYPVNYPADLGEPASVQKGNTDLVNHVKAQAAACPQQRFVLVGYSQGANVVDNSLGVSSDGAVVGGPIVATIPAELAPRIAAVLLFGNPIRAVGRQVTGPYQSRTKDYCADGDPICQAGGANVLAHLSYGGNATDAAAFAASKV from the coding sequence ATGACTCGCGTTTCCAGGTCCCGTCTGCTTTCCGCCGCCGTCACGGTCGGCCTCGCCGCGGCCGGGCTCGCCGTCGCCACCGCACCGGCGGCGTCGGCCGCGCCCTGCACCGACATCGACGTGCCGGTCGCCCGCGGCACGTTCGAGCCCGGCACGCTGGGCCTCATCGTCGGCGATCCCGTCTACCAGGCCGTGCAGAACTCCCTGCGGCCCCGCTCGCTGAGCAGCTACCCCGTGAACTACCCGGCCGACCTCGGCGAGCCGGCGTCGGTGCAGAAGGGCAACACCGACCTGGTGAACCACGTCAAGGCCCAGGCCGCGGCCTGCCCGCAGCAGCGGTTCGTCCTGGTCGGCTACTCCCAGGGCGCCAACGTCGTCGACAACTCGCTCGGTGTCAGCAGCGACGGCGCGGTCGTCGGCGGCCCGATCGTGGCGACCATCCCGGCGGAGCTGGCCCCGCGGATCGCGGCGGTGCTGCTGTTCGGCAACCCGATCCGGGCGGTCGGCCGGCAGGTGACCGGCCCGTACCAGAGCCGCACCAAGGACTACTGCGCCGACGGCGACCCGATCTGCCAGGCGGGTGGCGCGAACGTCCTGGCCCACCTGAGCTACGGCGGAAACGCCACCGACGCCGCAGCCTTCGCCGCGAGCAAGGTCTGA
- a CDS encoding TetR/AcrR family transcriptional regulator produces the protein MSRPRSPDRSSTRRSPAARPTDDELLDAARAVFAERGYAQATMGLIAERADSTKPTLYAHFGDKAALFRATVRREVAAVRHWVLTAYETASTSPLEERVRLAVMAMFSYASAHPESFRMLFDSAVDEMSNERRALADTVTTHVVDRVREHLLTHGRTPGPGADLLAAMMVGLVGRAAMHVSHSPGVDPIAAGELATGFVMAALRGLDPALLDHVDAGQCTT, from the coding sequence ATGAGCCGGCCGCGTTCCCCTGATCGATCCAGCACCCGCCGGAGCCCGGCCGCCCGGCCCACCGACGACGAGCTGCTCGACGCCGCCCGCGCGGTGTTCGCCGAACGCGGGTACGCCCAGGCCACCATGGGGCTGATCGCCGAGCGCGCCGACTCCACCAAACCGACCCTCTACGCGCATTTCGGCGACAAAGCGGCCCTGTTCCGCGCCACCGTGCGGCGGGAGGTCGCCGCGGTGCGGCACTGGGTGCTCACCGCCTACGAAACGGCGAGCACGAGCCCTCTCGAAGAACGCGTCCGGCTCGCCGTGATGGCCATGTTCAGCTACGCGAGCGCGCATCCGGAGAGCTTCCGGATGCTGTTCGACTCCGCCGTCGACGAGATGTCGAACGAACGCCGCGCCCTGGCCGACACCGTCACCACGCACGTCGTCGACCGGGTCCGCGAGCACCTGCTCACCCACGGCCGCACCCCGGGCCCGGGCGCGGACCTGCTCGCCGCGATGATGGTCGGCCTGGTCGGCCGCGCCGCGATGCACGTCTCCCACTCCCCCGGCGTCGACCCGATCGCGGCCGGCGAGCTGGCCACCGGGTTCGTCATGGCCGCCCTGCGCGGCCTCGACCCCGCCCTGCTGGACCACGTCGACGCCGGACAGTGCACCACCTGA
- a CDS encoding helix-turn-helix domain-containing protein has product MTGEVFGRAELAALMRPAVPALVDWIVREVWREVPVYARHGSVTRHGVECAVVLFVDLVEDPLAPRDRLYETCRRLGAGEAYEGRTLDDLQVAYRVGSRAGWRWIMRLGRRHRLSSAVMARLAEMLFGYADELARMSIRGHREAQAELDGTRAGLRRRLLRLVTGPVAVTDAVLAELAVAAGWPVPGEVAAVAVESPVNPSWGPEVLADLEPPQPYLLVPAPVDGRFVASLGVRAAVGPPVSPTAAAHSLRWARTTLRLVGDGALPDAPVTWCAEHLTTLWLLCDSPLADQVARQELAPLTRFPDRTRRRLGETLLSWLENGGNSEKIAVDLSVHPQTVRYRVRQLKQAFGDRLDDPEARFAMQAALRASALRSRGA; this is encoded by the coding sequence GTGACGGGAGAGGTGTTCGGGCGCGCGGAGCTGGCCGCGCTCATGCGGCCGGCGGTGCCGGCGCTGGTGGACTGGATCGTCCGGGAGGTGTGGCGCGAGGTCCCGGTGTACGCCCGGCACGGCAGCGTGACCCGCCACGGCGTCGAGTGCGCGGTGGTGCTCTTCGTCGATCTGGTCGAGGACCCGCTCGCCCCCCGCGATCGGCTGTACGAGACGTGCCGCCGTCTCGGCGCGGGCGAGGCGTACGAGGGCCGGACGCTCGACGACCTCCAGGTGGCGTACCGGGTCGGCTCGCGCGCGGGCTGGCGCTGGATCATGCGCCTGGGTCGGCGGCACCGGCTGTCGTCGGCGGTGATGGCGCGCCTGGCGGAGATGCTGTTCGGCTACGCGGACGAGCTGGCCCGGATGTCGATCCGCGGGCACCGCGAAGCGCAAGCGGAGCTGGACGGCACGCGGGCGGGCCTGCGCCGCCGCCTGCTGCGGCTGGTGACCGGGCCGGTGGCGGTGACGGACGCGGTCCTCGCCGAGCTCGCGGTGGCGGCCGGCTGGCCGGTGCCGGGCGAGGTGGCGGCGGTGGCCGTCGAGTCGCCGGTGAATCCGTCGTGGGGTCCCGAGGTGCTCGCCGACCTCGAGCCGCCCCAGCCGTACCTGCTGGTGCCGGCCCCGGTGGACGGACGGTTCGTCGCTTCTCTCGGCGTCCGGGCCGCGGTGGGCCCGCCGGTCTCCCCGACGGCCGCAGCACATTCCCTGCGGTGGGCCCGGACGACGTTGCGGCTGGTGGGCGACGGCGCGCTGCCCGACGCCCCGGTGACGTGGTGCGCCGAGCACCTGACGACGCTGTGGCTGCTCTGCGACTCGCCGCTGGCGGACCAGGTGGCCCGCCAGGAGCTGGCCCCGCTGACCCGGTTCCCGGACCGCACGCGGCGGCGGCTCGGCGAGACTTTGCTGTCGTGGCTGGAAAACGGCGGCAACTCGGAGAAGATCGCGGTCGACCTGTCCGTGCATCCGCAGACGGTGCGCTACCGCGTGCGTCAGCTCAAACAGGCCTTCGGGGACCGGCTGGACGATCCGGAGGCGCGGTTCGCGATGCAGGCGGCCCTGCGAGCCTCGGCGCTGCGATCCCGCGGCGCGTGA